One Mesorhizobium sp. L-2-11 genomic region harbors:
- the sctR gene encoding type III secretion system export apparatus subunit SctR encodes MLDNSPNLLGILIAVGFVGLLPLAVVTMTGFLKISVVLFLIRNALGVQQMPPNLVLYGIALVLTVYVTTPLLSEMSGRLQEGQVQFQTTDDLARAAQLVREPLQQHLIKFTQPEERQFFLDGTNRLWPEQARQDLKDDDLSILVPAFVASELTRAFEIGFLLYLPFLIIDIVVANILMTLGMIMVSPVLISVPLKLFLFVAIDGWSRLMHGLILSYV; translated from the coding sequence ATGCTTGACAATTCGCCCAACCTGCTTGGGATTCTGATTGCGGTCGGCTTTGTCGGTCTGCTGCCGCTGGCAGTCGTCACCATGACCGGATTCCTGAAAATCTCGGTCGTGCTGTTCCTCATTCGCAACGCGCTCGGCGTCCAGCAGATGCCGCCCAATCTGGTGCTCTACGGCATAGCGCTTGTGCTCACGGTCTATGTCACGACGCCGTTGCTGAGCGAGATGTCGGGACGGCTTCAGGAAGGGCAGGTTCAGTTCCAGACGACCGACGACCTCGCCAGGGCGGCGCAACTGGTCAGGGAACCATTGCAGCAGCACCTGATCAAGTTCACCCAGCCGGAAGAGCGGCAGTTCTTTCTCGATGGAACGAACCGCCTGTGGCCGGAACAGGCACGCCAGGACCTGAAGGACGACGATCTTTCGATACTTGTTCCTGCCTTTGTCGCGTCCGAGCTTACGCGGGCGTTTGAAATCGGCTTTCTGCTTTATCTTCCCTTCCTCATCATCGACATCGTCGTTGCCAACATCCTGATGACGCTCGGCATGATTATGGTCTCTCCGGTCCTCATTTCGGTCCCGCTGAAACTGTTCCTTTTCGTCGCCATAGATGGCTGGTCGCGGCTGATGCACGGTCTGATCCTGAGTTACGTCTGA
- the sctQ gene encoding type III secretion system cytoplasmic ring protein SctQ has translation MESVAAAQVEALNAFYRRRAPAQITIAGKTMAIAAVWPAPNPVDQPLCTIAFTVGDMAGKLRLPLSVVERGLARADELVDVKRLAPAHAGLLLESEFEKDLEWLESKLGETVTITSVEQQDSVLDETALTFALTGKNETIGCALHAESVDLAVRAGGFLDSIGKARPPLPAEFPLPVRLWRHALTISLGELQSLQPGDVVLFDDEEQEAALVIAERLYAPAVLTASGPQLLAAPTAIAGSKWEWTMNQNPPPHADQALEEATLDELPVALAFELGRTAMPLGEVRQLAPGAIVPLANVTKETVDIIANGKRVGRGEIVRIGESLGVRIARMFDNA, from the coding sequence TTGGAATCTGTTGCGGCTGCGCAGGTCGAGGCATTGAACGCCTTCTACCGCCGTCGTGCTCCCGCGCAGATCACGATCGCCGGGAAAACCATGGCGATCGCGGCGGTCTGGCCGGCGCCGAACCCTGTGGACCAGCCGTTGTGCACGATTGCGTTCACGGTTGGAGACATGGCGGGCAAATTGCGCCTGCCGTTATCTGTCGTCGAACGGGGTCTCGCCAGGGCTGACGAGCTAGTCGACGTGAAACGATTGGCACCCGCTCACGCCGGATTGCTGCTGGAGTCCGAATTCGAAAAGGATCTCGAATGGCTCGAGAGCAAGCTCGGCGAGACGGTCACTATTACCTCCGTCGAACAACAAGACAGCGTTCTGGACGAAACCGCTTTGACTTTCGCCCTGACCGGCAAGAATGAAACCATAGGTTGCGCCTTGCACGCCGAGAGCGTCGATCTGGCGGTGCGGGCCGGCGGCTTTCTCGACTCGATCGGCAAAGCGAGGCCCCCGCTCCCTGCCGAATTCCCGTTGCCGGTCCGCCTCTGGCGTCATGCGCTTACAATCAGCCTTGGCGAGCTCCAAAGTCTGCAACCTGGCGATGTCGTGCTCTTCGATGACGAAGAGCAAGAGGCGGCATTGGTCATTGCCGAGCGGCTTTATGCCCCGGCGGTGCTGACTGCCAGCGGGCCGCAACTGCTTGCCGCGCCGACTGCAATCGCTGGATCGAAATGGGAGTGGACCATGAATCAAAACCCGCCGCCGCACGCCGATCAGGCATTGGAAGAGGCAACTCTGGACGAGCTGCCGGTTGCGCTTGCCTTCGAGCTCGGCCGCACCGCGATGCCTCTCGGCGAGGTAAGGCAGCTTGCGCCCGGCGCCATCGTTCCGCTCGCCAATGTGACGAAGGAGACAGTCGACATCATCGCCAATGGCAAACGCGTTGGCCGTGGCGAGATCGTGCGGATTGGGGAGAGCCTGGGCGTGCGGATCGCCCGCATGTTCGACAATGCTTGA
- a CDS encoding FliI/YscN family ATPase, translating to MTSPASKLESRLASIVPNLRSGLRDDASRPRKGRVRRVTGTVIHATVEEVRIGEICELVDPRTGTATKAEVVGLMDEMAILVPLGDLTGLSSLTEVIATGKTQTVPVGPGLLGRVISAFGEPLDGKTLSPDGIAASYPVNAYPPSPLERSLISEPIQLGIRALDGLLTCARGQRVGIFGEPGVGKSILLSDIVSGTDADVAVVALVGERGREVREFIEHQLGPEGLARAVIVVATSDRPAIERVKAAYVATSIAEYFRDQGKHVLLAMDNITRFARAQREIGLASGEPPTRRGFPSSLFAVLPRLLERSGPGRVGSITSLYSVLLEGDGTLDPVAEEIQALLDGHVFLSNELAQRNHFPAIDVLRSRSRLMDTVVPAEHRSDAGRLRELLARYADVELLLRVGEYEKGSDAVADEAVAKIDAINAFLRQPSATHETIEQTRERMRGIVNEGS from the coding sequence ATGACAAGTCCCGCCAGCAAGCTCGAGAGCCGCCTCGCATCGATCGTTCCGAACTTGCGTTCCGGCCTGCGTGACGATGCCAGCCGGCCCAGGAAAGGGCGTGTACGGCGGGTCACCGGCACGGTCATTCACGCGACGGTGGAGGAGGTTCGGATCGGCGAGATCTGCGAACTCGTCGATCCGAGGACCGGCACGGCGACGAAGGCGGAAGTCGTTGGGCTCATGGACGAGATGGCAATCCTTGTTCCGCTTGGCGATCTCACCGGCCTTTCAAGCCTCACCGAGGTCATTGCGACCGGAAAGACCCAAACGGTGCCCGTCGGGCCCGGCCTGCTTGGTCGGGTGATCAGCGCGTTCGGCGAGCCATTGGATGGCAAGACGCTTTCGCCGGATGGCATTGCCGCCAGCTATCCGGTCAACGCCTATCCGCCATCGCCGCTGGAGCGCAGTTTGATTTCCGAGCCTATCCAGCTCGGAATCCGCGCCCTCGATGGGCTTCTCACCTGCGCGCGTGGGCAGCGCGTCGGCATCTTCGGCGAGCCTGGCGTCGGCAAGTCGATCCTGCTTTCGGATATCGTCAGCGGCACCGACGCAGATGTTGCCGTGGTTGCGCTTGTCGGCGAACGCGGACGTGAAGTGCGCGAATTCATCGAGCATCAGCTTGGGCCGGAAGGGCTGGCGCGCGCAGTCATCGTCGTCGCCACGTCCGACCGGCCGGCGATCGAGCGCGTCAAGGCCGCTTATGTGGCAACCAGTATTGCCGAATATTTTCGCGACCAGGGCAAGCATGTGCTGCTGGCAATGGACAACATCACGCGCTTTGCCCGTGCGCAGCGCGAGATTGGCCTCGCTTCTGGCGAGCCGCCGACGCGTCGCGGTTTTCCGTCTTCGCTTTTTGCAGTTCTGCCCCGATTGCTCGAGCGCTCAGGGCCTGGCCGCGTCGGCTCCATTACAAGCCTCTACAGCGTTCTTCTGGAGGGCGATGGCACGCTGGATCCGGTTGCCGAAGAAATCCAGGCGCTTCTCGACGGCCACGTCTTTCTGTCGAACGAGCTTGCGCAGCGCAATCATTTCCCGGCCATTGACGTGCTGCGCAGCCGCAGCCGCCTCATGGACACGGTGGTGCCGGCTGAGCATCGCTCGGACGCCGGCCGCTTACGCGAACTGCTCGCCCGCTACGCCGACGTCGAATTGCTGCTGCGCGTCGGCGAATACGAAAAGGGCAGCGATGCGGTGGCGGACGAGGCGGTGGCGAAGATCGACGCCATCAACGCCTTCCTGCGACAGCCGTCCGCCACCCACGAAACAATCGAGCAGACACGCGAACGCATGCGGGGGATCGTCAATGAAGGATCGTGA
- the sctL gene encoding type III secretion system stator protein SctL produces MVDPGKATTAVPRRPFARILRAAEARAWQDGHAFLDEARRDAQQLRDAARRAYAAEYAQGYEDGKAQGDADAARLVSETAVKVDRYLGGLEAEITGLALDVVRRVLGEFDASMLVAKAAAQAVTEIRRAKYLKVRVHPASVNRVRDELNAVLRESDLVGMTVEIDADDTLATGACILLTDIAVIDAGIEAQLNAIAAAISSKAEAAA; encoded by the coding sequence ATGGTCGACCCGGGCAAAGCGACCACTGCCGTGCCGAGGCGCCCCTTCGCCCGCATCCTGCGCGCTGCCGAGGCACGCGCCTGGCAGGATGGGCACGCCTTTCTCGATGAGGCCAGGCGTGATGCGCAGCAGTTGCGTGACGCCGCGCGGCGAGCCTATGCGGCCGAATATGCGCAGGGCTATGAAGATGGCAAGGCGCAAGGCGACGCGGACGCCGCGCGTTTGGTCAGCGAGACCGCGGTCAAGGTCGATCGCTATCTTGGCGGACTGGAAGCCGAAATCACCGGCCTGGCGCTCGATGTCGTCAGGCGCGTGCTGGGAGAATTCGACGCGAGCATGCTGGTCGCCAAGGCGGCCGCGCAGGCCGTCACTGAAATTCGCCGCGCCAAATATCTGAAGGTCCGAGTTCATCCTGCTTCCGTCAACAGGGTTCGCGACGAACTGAACGCGGTCTTGCGCGAGAGTGACCTGGTGGGCATGACGGTCGAGATCGACGCCGACGATACGCTGGCGACAGGCGCCTGCATCCTCTTGACCGACATTGCCGTCATCGACGCCGGCATCGAGGCGCAGCTCAACGCGATTGCCGCTGCGATTTCATCAAAGGCCGAGGCGGCGGCATGA
- a CDS encoding SctK family type III secretion system sorting platform protein yields the protein MIQTGSKQTASPEWQAFMANPAFYADAARLAQCFDGTIGEAACERMLRSQRLQERLSVLLLDRYGLSGAVSSEPADEIDRAIALSSAEELEDLALRAGAIHWAGSLAAVIDGRQAAALQAALGAEICAFAVANRDLAGPMQPLEPLEDIHSRVHADGLRCLGAWCQAMPGETGMRVRLKLMPHALVDQPTAEPFAEAGPAIVRRAMG from the coding sequence ATGATTCAGACCGGCTCGAAGCAAACCGCCAGCCCGGAATGGCAGGCATTCATGGCCAATCCCGCATTCTATGCGGATGCGGCCCGGCTGGCGCAATGCTTTGACGGCACGATCGGCGAGGCTGCCTGCGAGCGTATGTTGCGGTCGCAGCGCCTGCAGGAGCGATTGTCAGTGCTCCTGCTTGACCGTTACGGCCTCAGCGGCGCCGTCTCCAGCGAACCAGCCGACGAGATAGACCGGGCGATTGCCTTGTCGTCGGCAGAGGAGTTGGAGGACCTTGCGCTTCGCGCCGGCGCCATCCACTGGGCCGGCAGTCTGGCCGCCGTCATTGATGGACGCCAGGCCGCCGCGCTACAGGCAGCACTCGGCGCGGAAATCTGCGCTTTCGCAGTCGCCAACCGCGATCTGGCCGGTCCAATGCAGCCGTTGGAGCCGCTGGAAGACATTCATAGTCGTGTCCATGCCGACGGCCTGCGTTGCCTTGGCGCCTGGTGTCAGGCGATGCCGGGCGAAACGGGCATGCGGGTCCGCCTCAAGCTGATGCCGCATGCGCTTGTTGACCAGCCGACAGCCGAACCATTCGCCGAAGCTGGTCCGGCGATTGTTCGACGGGCGATGGGTTAG
- the sctJ gene encoding type III secretion system inner membrane ring lipoprotein SctJ — translation MFVHTISLPRRSTLLARCGVRCRVALVVVSMLVLQACSVELYSNLNQRQANEIVATLMRHGIPAQREAAKDGKMTVSVQKDRFAEAMAILDESGLPKQEFQTLGDVFKRDGLVSSPVEERATMIYGLSQELSQTISDIDGVLSARVHLVLPENDPLRQRLVPSSASVFIRHRASVPMNELIPQVKMLVAKGIAGLTYDNVSVTLIPVTAAVPENATGEPGFTTFLGLWLHPDSVVAAMWLFYGMTAALLALAARLAYVQWYRRPGVYALDASAMPVKKT, via the coding sequence GTGTTCGTGCACACGATATCCTTGCCGCGGCGGTCAACGCTATTGGCGCGATGCGGCGTCCGGTGCCGCGTCGCGCTCGTCGTGGTGAGCATGCTTGTACTCCAGGCGTGCTCGGTTGAGTTGTATTCCAACCTCAACCAGCGGCAGGCCAACGAGATCGTGGCCACGCTGATGCGTCATGGCATCCCGGCCCAACGGGAGGCGGCCAAGGACGGCAAAATGACGGTTTCCGTACAGAAGGACCGTTTCGCCGAAGCCATGGCTATTCTCGACGAAAGCGGGTTGCCCAAACAGGAATTCCAGACGCTCGGCGACGTGTTCAAGCGAGACGGGCTTGTATCCTCGCCGGTCGAAGAGCGCGCGACGATGATTTATGGCCTGAGCCAGGAGCTGTCGCAGACGATTTCGGACATCGACGGCGTGCTTTCCGCGCGCGTTCATCTCGTCCTGCCCGAAAACGATCCGTTGAGACAGCGGCTGGTGCCATCGTCCGCCTCGGTTTTCATCCGGCATCGCGCATCCGTTCCGATGAATGAGCTGATCCCGCAGGTCAAGATGCTGGTGGCAAAGGGCATCGCCGGGCTGACTTATGACAATGTATCCGTCACGCTCATTCCGGTGACCGCGGCAGTTCCCGAGAACGCAACCGGCGAGCCAGGTTTCACGACGTTCCTCGGCCTCTGGTTGCACCCCGACAGCGTCGTCGCCGCGATGTGGCTGTTTTACGGCATGACGGCGGCACTATTGGCGCTGGCTGCCCGCCTGGCTTACGTCCAGTGGTATCGACGACCCGGCGTTTATGCGCTCGACGCCTCGGCCATGCCGGTGAAGAAGACATGA
- a CDS encoding type III secretion protein, whose protein sequence is MLTGRDTCHADRLGARAAFAACGLAMILAFGLASSHANAAEPRWPAGPYKYITVDQSVADALVELGRNMHVPMRVSKLVKGRLSSGMPVGTAREFLQEICNRYGLVWHFDGIVMNVATEAEVRTEMIALDANTAAGAEDRLSRLGVIDPKFPIKVSRQDDVVSVSGPPSYVELVRKTLGVPAAPSAKQEAGKVVPVRVFRGRQAEAQNVPSGKPN, encoded by the coding sequence ATGTTGACGGGACGCGACACCTGCCATGCGGATCGGTTGGGAGCCAGGGCTGCGTTCGCCGCCTGCGGTCTTGCGATGATCCTGGCGTTCGGTCTTGCCTCGTCGCACGCCAACGCCGCCGAACCGCGCTGGCCTGCCGGCCCGTACAAATACATAACCGTCGATCAGTCGGTGGCCGACGCGCTGGTCGAGCTGGGCCGCAACATGCACGTGCCCATGCGTGTCAGCAAACTCGTAAAGGGCCGTTTAAGCTCCGGCATGCCGGTTGGAACCGCCCGCGAGTTCCTGCAAGAGATCTGCAATCGATACGGGTTGGTCTGGCATTTCGATGGCATCGTCATGAACGTCGCGACCGAAGCCGAGGTCCGGACGGAAATGATCGCGCTTGACGCCAACACGGCTGCCGGTGCGGAAGATCGGCTTTCGCGGCTGGGCGTCATCGACCCGAAGTTTCCGATAAAGGTGTCCAGGCAGGACGATGTTGTCTCGGTATCGGGGCCGCCGTCCTATGTTGAACTTGTCAGGAAGACACTGGGAGTTCCTGCGGCGCCGAGCGCCAAGCAGGAGGCTGGCAAAGTTGTTCCGGTCCGCGTTTTCCGCGGCAGGCAGGCGGAGGCGCAGAATGTTCCCTCCGGCAAACCGAACTAA
- a CDS encoding L,D-transpeptidase, translated as MQKRSVLAAIMILLANLPVPVKVAGLRGFLIAVLSIAAMAPAQAQSNSGYDPRSWTYDAARNVLVSPSAPDQTSDGAVQQEWSAIPREIVHFSEAQPKGSIVIDTTERRLYYILGNGRALRYAVGVGKEGLEWSGRDTISAKKTWPDWRPPAEMRSREASNGRFLPVHVEGGPNNPLGARALYIGNTLYRVHGTNQPWTVGQANSSGCIRMTNDDVIDLYDRVKIGSQIIVRH; from the coding sequence ATGCAGAAGAGATCGGTCTTGGCGGCAATCATGATCCTGCTTGCGAACTTGCCTGTTCCCGTCAAGGTTGCGGGATTGCGTGGATTTCTGATCGCTGTCCTCTCGATTGCCGCCATGGCGCCGGCGCAGGCCCAATCGAATAGCGGTTATGACCCACGAAGCTGGACTTACGATGCGGCAAGAAATGTACTGGTCTCGCCTTCCGCTCCCGACCAGACTTCCGATGGCGCAGTCCAGCAGGAGTGGTCGGCAATCCCGAGGGAGATCGTGCATTTCAGCGAGGCGCAACCGAAGGGATCGATCGTGATCGACACCACGGAGCGGCGGCTTTACTACATTTTGGGCAACGGCAGGGCGCTGCGCTACGCGGTGGGGGTTGGAAAGGAGGGATTGGAATGGTCCGGCCGCGACACGATTTCGGCCAAGAAGACCTGGCCAGATTGGCGGCCGCCGGCCGAAATGCGATCCAGAGAAGCGTCAAATGGCCGCTTCCTGCCCGTGCATGTCGAGGGAGGACCGAACAATCCACTGGGAGCGCGCGCACTGTATATCGGCAACACGCTCTATCGCGTCCACGGCACCAACCAGCCATGGACCGTCGGACAGGCCAACTCCTCCGGTTGCATTCGCATGACCAATGACGACGTCATCGATCTTTATGACCGCGTCAAGATCGGCAGCCAGATCATTGTGCGGCATTGA
- a CDS encoding LysR family transcriptional regulator, whose product MIPFNIKQLETFLLVATFGSFRKAAERLNTTQPAVSTRIAGLEEALGARLFERQSSTVRLTAEGQRLLPPAQRVLRVAERLQLMASSLSETSETTRVLRLGVAETIVHTWLPDFLTALKANFPLVDTDIVVDATTTLRNELMSHRLDLAVLMGPVLEYSIENIEMPSFPLVWVCSPQLELPNRRQVTLNDLMQFPIISYARTTRPYSELYRKLTGEFEETPRIFPANSLAASITMTLNGIGIASLPEGVVQDYLASGKLRIVECEWHPSDLQFTASYSSEPSNPIAERAAKLAGCVAHAYAARTDKLRPAVSQPKVAGR is encoded by the coding sequence GTGATACCCTTCAACATCAAGCAGCTCGAAACCTTTCTCCTGGTGGCGACCTTCGGAAGCTTTCGCAAGGCGGCGGAACGCCTGAACACCACGCAGCCGGCGGTGTCCACCCGGATTGCCGGGCTGGAGGAAGCGCTTGGCGCCAGGCTGTTCGAGCGGCAGAGCAGCACGGTCAGGCTGACCGCCGAGGGACAACGGCTGCTGCCACCGGCCCAACGGGTTCTGCGCGTCGCGGAGCGGCTGCAGCTGATGGCCAGCTCTCTTTCAGAGACTTCAGAGACGACGAGGGTGCTGAGATTAGGCGTTGCCGAAACGATCGTGCACACCTGGCTGCCGGATTTCCTCACGGCACTGAAAGCAAACTTTCCGCTTGTCGATACCGATATCGTCGTCGATGCGACGACGACCCTTCGCAACGAACTGATGTCGCACCGGCTCGATCTTGCGGTGCTGATGGGCCCTGTCCTGGAGTACAGCATCGAGAATATCGAGATGCCGTCCTTTCCGCTTGTCTGGGTCTGCTCGCCGCAGCTGGAATTGCCCAACCGGCGCCAGGTGACGCTGAACGACCTGATGCAGTTTCCCATCATCAGCTACGCGCGCACCACGCGACCCTACAGCGAACTCTACCGCAAGCTCACCGGCGAATTCGAAGAGACGCCGCGCATCTTTCCGGCCAATTCGCTGGCCGCGTCCATCACCATGACACTCAACGGGATCGGCATAGCCTCGCTGCCCGAGGGAGTCGTCCAGGACTATCTCGCAAGCGGAAAACTGCGCATCGTCGAATGCGAATGGCACCCGTCAGACCTGCAGTTCACCGCCTCCTACTCTTCCGAGCCCTCCAATCCAATAGCGGAGCGGGCGGCAAAGCTGGCCGGCTGCGTCGCGCATGCCTATGCTGCGAGAACCGACAAGCTCAGGCCCGCGGTTTCTCAACCCAAGGTGGCCGGCAGGTAG